Proteins from one Nitrobacteraceae bacterium AZCC 2146 genomic window:
- a CDS encoding 4-carboxymuconolactone decarboxylase (product_source=KO:K01607; cleavage_site_network=SignalP-TM; cog=COG2128; ko=KO:K01607; superfamily=69118; transmembrane_helix_parts=Inside_1_6,TMhelix_7_29,Outside_30_218) gives MKSISLWMSSLAIAATGGWLAATLIAAPATSKEPRFPQLTLDQLNESQKSLGEQVMKVSSVGLAGPYNPMMRSPVLGQRLFDLYHYLRWETSVPAKLNEFAIIIIGRQWRSQVEWYAHAPLAQKAGLSPEIIAELKANKRPSNMAEDEATIYDFVTELTTKQKISDETYARAKKILSDQQIVDLTSVAGCYVSVAMLLAMAEESTPPGKEAPFKPGEP, from the coding sequence ATGAAATCCATCTCGCTCTGGATGTCGTCGCTCGCCATTGCCGCCACCGGCGGATGGCTCGCCGCCACGCTGATCGCAGCCCCTGCGACCAGCAAGGAACCGCGGTTTCCGCAACTCACCCTCGACCAGCTCAACGAATCGCAAAAGTCGCTTGGCGAACAGGTGATGAAGGTCTCCAGCGTCGGCCTCGCAGGCCCGTATAATCCGATGATGCGCAGCCCGGTGCTGGGGCAGCGATTGTTCGATCTCTATCACTATCTGCGCTGGGAAACCTCGGTGCCGGCGAAGCTCAATGAGTTTGCGATTATCATCATCGGGCGGCAATGGCGCTCGCAGGTCGAGTGGTACGCCCACGCGCCGCTGGCGCAGAAGGCCGGATTATCACCGGAGATCATCGCCGAGCTGAAGGCCAACAAGCGGCCGTCGAACATGGCCGAAGATGAAGCAACGATCTATGATTTCGTCACCGAACTGACGACCAAGCAAAAAATCTCGGACGAGACCTACGCCCGCGCCAAGAAGATTCTTAGCGACCAGCAGATCGTTGACCTCACATCGGTGGCTGGCTGCTACGTCTCGGTGGCGATGCTGCTGGCGATGGCGGAGGAATCCACGCCGCCCGGCAAGGAGGCTCCGTTCAAGCCCGGCGAGCCCTAG